From Oscillatoria salina IIICB1, a single genomic window includes:
- a CDS encoding CHAT domain-containing protein, which yields MKCVPLGLRILSLLASLSGIIPVWASVLIARQAIAQSIIPAQDGTGTTIIIEGNEYKIDGGTLSGDGANLFHSLEKLGLNRNEIANFLSQPEIRNILTRVVGGDPSIINGLIEVTGGNSHLYIMNPAGIVFGANASLNVPGDFFATTATGIGFGEGQWFNAFGDNDYQALVGNPSQFAFDLAQPGVIVNSADIKLHAGRNLTLLGGSVINTGTIHAPGGDITIAAVPGTNLVRISQQGQLLSLEVELPRTPQGQIESINVLDLPALLTGAAEAGVATGLNVTPQGEVQLANSGQIIPTNPGVAVVSGTLDASNNTLLPHISEINVFGEIVGLIDAKINASGTNGGGTVRIGGDFQGLGTVPNAQHTFVGSDVTINADALQNGSGGRVIIWADDTTAFYGSITARGMGISGNGGFVEVSGKENLIFNGSVDLSAANGNFGTLLLDPENILIDDDAGETAGVAAALPDILAEDFDGTNITISAATLEGLAATAEVILEATNNITIGDLADNALTFANGPGGDITFTADADNDGIGNFTMSLDDTIFAQSRNINISAGGDITVSTIDTSVSAANAGSIQIISQNGNISIGDLSTNSNGVQDAGDITLTVQNGTGNINIRGFSNLNSSSNAGNGGDINFTTESGNIITGNSVTLNSSSDNGDGGNISFRVNNGTGSIDLSGGDFAISTTLDTSSTNVNNEAGDVVLSAPTEVTFGNITATGIDNSGNVTITSNEITPVGTLGIVQGSGELTLEPFTPGQNVQIGGIVDPGTDTLALTEDKLAAFDLTSFDSLTLGGDNSGETTIAGDITFGNITLNITAPDSSIDVDGQITGIGLTSVTLDAGQIFLNNNILTQGQDISLETGEVTLGADVEISTGTSFNLGNITIENNINGNFDLTLETGESIDIQGNIGSADEPIGDLLVNNFGVFQDEDLIDGETVFGGDIFAESVETDGGGSTQINGNVTTTTDDGQTYGDDLILIGDVTLTGDEIDFSGTVSGEGNLTLQPFTTTADIILGDASVEPEDNPGVLDLIQDDLDALENGFNSITIGGENSSGEISLADNDDQPPTIVTFQDPILLRSPEGAGTIDTTNGTIIGADDATIELLANQDVTTADIENFGRDITITSTFGDINTTPGTLNTSNDVEQAGNISLTANDGNIFTGDLLTNFAGEENVGNAGNITLFAGGEIDTTVGEVNASSTDGNGGIISFTTNTGNLTTGNLTSESQTDGIGGDISLSVTDGAGNINTTGGELRSLSETGTGGDVSLATQTGNIQTGAISSGFTSNGIGGDVTITTQGGDIITNDRISADTDEGGSTAGNISLRVEAGLGSIDTRGGFLDASSASSDGGNVEVSTTGGNIFTGVILSNSFADGDAGDVTLNVENTVGEINTTAGQINASSIGNGGNITVTTNGGNITTGDLFANSSGNGDGGDVTVTIDGVTGTIDTTGITGSSLNSSSVGGNAGDVELSAPDLVIFDEIIATGAGTTGNITITSDGIDRDGLRTLSGNGILTLQPFNDIQNIILGGTDDTGENSLDLTQTELDAIADNFTEVIFGAENGTGAIAIGTAGIVDFSDTTFDVTIRGGNLSFTNGIILGDNTTLTLQTGTVTSAATGTDIIIGGDGILDLNVSGSVGTEANPLETAISQFIVTNVTGDLYLRNATALDLGNFNVAGNLGISTLDGNITDSGLITVGGESSFTTFGENDDIILDQLDVAGTISLNTNGIQGNATLNSLDAVSLATSNVGGSLNVTAGEGITAVGEINVGNDLDLTAAGDISDSETGSFTVLGNTTLDAGNFDITLDNANNDFNTVSVVNGGNVILNDISNIDLGTSNLTGTFDVTAASITNSGILTVGGNANFTTTGEGLGTVNFNNTGVTVLGDSLIGGDFNLNSQGDISQTDTSAVQVAGTINIDTQGTITLENPENILFGLPLPDAEGDVVITNIGEVTLPELDVPRNLIVNSLASGEGFEQVFTGEAIALNNSGNSFGGTVTFNTANSGLTTIEGTPGINQSGTVSVGGISTLNATTQGDINLPDANNQFTNLIITGQDVTIVDNNPLILDTANISGNLNVTANGVISDSGILSVAGITTLNANNNDITLDNNHELNILSVVSGGNVLVNDINDLQISDATTTDDFVVTAGGGITATGILNIGGNLNLTANGVIDDVATGILTVLGNSILDAGNFDITLDNANDFNIVSVVSGENVTLNDIDEINLGTSNISGTFDVTAGTIASSGILTVFGDASFTTTTTGFGNVSFTNSGETVLGDSLIAGNFNLDSEGNISQTNDTEVKVANTVAINTPGTVILDNAGNLLPVLILPNGDVIITGVGTVELSEQTVSGNLTVNSLGEGEAFTEVFTGDAIALDNANNFFGGTVSLNTANPGLADIQATPGIIQNGTQTVAGNTILNATDQGNITLNDTANDFGNNLQVIGNDVAIIDNSATNLETSTVSGSFSLTSSGDITQSGVLTTGGETIFAAGNNNILLTNPDNLLGRLQLTGNDVVVLENDTVDLGELNVAGNLLVSATTGNITDSGTVNVGGNASFTTQATNADIILDSLNSSGSVSLNTTGSEGNAEIIATQINLGTANIGGNLDVTATGGEISTSGAINAGFDVNFTANNLALADSISGSGNLTLQPLNATDNFDLSNARLNLIADGFAAITIGRSDGSGLINLGSVNFSDPVTIQSPFGSIIVEGITATDNASIALIGATNLNGNLTTNNQNITIDGNVVLGDSLTLDTGSGAGAIAIQGTIDGNSNLNLTAGAGNITVTGAVGSNQTLGDLTATSSGLISFESAINADSLTIAGGGSSFLAGDVVTTNEQNYNNSLIIGNNLNLTTSNSNINFGSTVDGANDLTLNPGTGNVNFAAAVGENTRLGNLVITSANNITAEDLAASSVTATASGEITVSGTIDTQGGEGDGGEVNLQTQGNLTTADIDTSSSNGRGGNITLISEDGIVSTGNLTSFGNSGGDLFIDAQIAISTEIVDTSGSVGDGGNVTLDPIEDIEVNYINAEGGSEGSGGNVDITVGRYFRSQDTFTNRNGIEASISTAGGNGNGAITIRHGGNGEIPFIVGDASVNGTVGAITSGEVTVSPESFLFTEIRGNVGIISVDAPPTETPTETPTETPTETPTETPTEEVESGVNPVNLIENEEEEFQIADTPPVVELDVRIAQIEEVFTNAYQEYLGLAPVPVISLSEEKSILSAIERDTGIKPALIYVVFVPQSVESVGGSVEKNLTIVSPQPSDILELVVVTAKGEPIRRRIEGATRAKVMQAAGEFRRNVTNVRRPDAYLASAKQLYQWLVTPIEQELQTREVGNLAYLMDAGLRSLPIAALHDGNQFIIEKYSVGIMPSLSLTDTRYVDVRNSEVLAMGASLFPDQNPLPAVPVEIKVIADRLWKGSTYLNEEFTIENLKQARSSTPYGIVHLATHGEFKPGKPSNSYIQFWNTKLTLDQLRELNLHNPQVELVVLSACRTALGDEEAELGFTGLAVQAGAKSAIGSLWYVSDEGTLSLMTGFYENLKTKPIKAEGMRQAQLAMQQGEIRIEGGKLIVPGGVVDLPPELEGLSDRTLDHPYYWSGFTLIGNPW from the coding sequence TTGGCGGCAGTGTCATTAACACCGGGACAATTCACGCTCCTGGAGGAGATATTACCATTGCCGCCGTCCCCGGAACCAATTTAGTCAGAATTTCTCAGCAAGGACAACTCTTAAGTTTAGAAGTCGAATTGCCGCGAACCCCCCAAGGACAAATAGAATCAATTAACGTACTCGACTTACCAGCTTTATTAACCGGGGCTGCGGAAGCTGGAGTAGCCACAGGATTAAACGTTACGCCCCAAGGCGAAGTACAATTAGCCAATTCTGGACAAATTATACCAACAAATCCAGGGGTGGCTGTAGTTTCCGGCACATTAGACGCAAGTAACAATACACTTTTACCTCACATATCAGAAATAAACGTCTTTGGTGAAATCGTCGGCTTAATTGATGCAAAAATTAACGCTTCCGGGACTAACGGCGGTGGTACAGTACGCATTGGCGGTGATTTTCAAGGCTTAGGAACAGTCCCCAACGCCCAGCATACCTTTGTTGGTAGCGACGTGACAATTAACGCCGATGCTTTACAAAATGGTAGCGGTGGCAGAGTAATAATTTGGGCAGATGATACTACTGCATTTTATGGTAGCATTACCGCCCGTGGCATGGGTATTTCTGGTAACGGTGGCTTTGTCGAAGTATCAGGTAAAGAAAACCTAATTTTTAATGGTAGCGTTGACCTTAGTGCAGCTAACGGTAACTTCGGTACTTTATTATTAGACCCAGAAAATATTCTTATCGATGACGACGCTGGAGAAACAGCCGGAGTTGCAGCCGCACTACCAGATATTTTAGCAGAAGATTTTGACGGCACAAATATCACAATTTCCGCAGCAACATTAGAAGGACTTGCTGCGACGGCTGAAGTAATTCTCGAAGCTACAAATAATATTACTATTGGCGATTTAGCAGATAACGCACTTACATTTGCTAACGGTCCCGGTGGCGATATTACCTTTACCGCAGATGCCGATAACGATGGTATTGGTAACTTTACCATGAGTCTTGACGACACCATCTTCGCCCAATCGAGAAACATTAATATTTCCGCAGGTGGAGATATTACTGTTAGTACAATAGATACCAGTGTTAGCGCTGCAAATGCTGGTTCAATCCAAATAATTAGTCAAAACGGTAACATTTCTATAGGCGATTTGTCAACTAACTCCAATGGCGTTCAAGACGCTGGAGATATTACTCTTACAGTTCAAAACGGTACAGGAAATATCAACATTAGAGGATTTTCTAATCTTAACTCTAGCTCAAATGCTGGCAATGGCGGCGACATTAACTTTACCACTGAGAGTGGCAACATTATCACCGGAAATTCAGTCACCCTAAATTCTAGTTCGGATAATGGAGACGGAGGAAATATCAGTTTCCGGGTAAACAATGGAACTGGTTCGATAGATTTAAGTGGTGGAGATTTTGCGATATCTACAACTCTTGATACAAGTTCTACTAATGTTAATAACGAAGCGGGAGATGTTGTCTTAAGTGCGCCGACTGAGGTTACTTTCGGTAATATTACGGCTACAGGTATAGATAATAGTGGTAATGTTACTATTACAAGTAATGAAATTACTCCTGTTGGCACTCTAGGAATAGTTCAAGGTAGTGGTGAACTTACTTTAGAACCCTTTACTCCAGGTCAAAATGTCCAAATAGGAGGTATAGTAGACCCAGGTACAGATACTTTAGCCTTAACTGAAGATAAATTAGCCGCTTTTGATTTAACTAGCTTTGATTCTCTAACTCTTGGTGGGGATAATAGCGGCGAAACTACAATTGCAGGTGACATTACTTTTGGCAATATAACTTTAAATATAACAGCCCCTGATAGTTCAATTGATGTTGACGGGCAAATTACCGGAATAGGCTTGACATCAGTTACTCTTGATGCAGGACAAATTTTCCTGAATAATAATATTCTTACTCAAGGTCAAGATATTAGTTTAGAAACTGGAGAAGTTACTCTCGGTGCAGATGTAGAAATTAGTACCGGAACCAGCTTTAATCTGGGCAATATTACGATTGAGAATAATATCAATGGCAATTTTGACTTAACTTTAGAAACTGGAGAAAGCATTGATATTCAAGGCAATATAGGTTCTGCTGACGAACCTATAGGAGATCTTTTGGTCAATAACTTTGGTGTCTTTCAAGATGAAGATTTAATTGATGGAGAGACTGTCTTTGGTGGCGATATTTTTGCGGAAAGTGTAGAGACAGATGGCGGTGGTTCGACACAAATAAATGGTAATGTAACTACTACTACTGATGATGGTCAAACTTATGGCGATGACTTAATTTTAATTGGCGATGTGACGCTAACTGGAGACGAAATTGACTTTTCTGGAACGGTTTCTGGAGAGGGAAATTTAACTCTCCAACCATTTACCACTACAGCAGATATTATCCTCGGTGATGCTAGTGTAGAACCAGAGGATAATCCAGGTGTTTTAGATTTAATTCAAGATGACTTGGATGCGCTCGAAAATGGTTTCAATTCGATTACAATTGGTGGCGAGAATAGTAGTGGTGAGATTAGTTTAGCAGATAATGACGATCAGCCGCCGACTATAGTTACTTTTCAAGACCCGATTTTGCTAAGGTCCCCAGAAGGTGCGGGTACAATTGATACTACTAATGGAACGATTATCGGCGCAGATGATGCCACAATTGAATTATTAGCTAATCAAGATGTGACGACGGCTGACATTGAAAATTTCGGTCGCGATATTACTATTACTAGCACTTTTGGAGATATTAATACAACCCCAGGAACTCTCAATACTAGCAATGACGTTGAACAAGCGGGAAATATTAGCTTAACTGCGAATGATGGTAATATTTTTACTGGTGACTTGCTGACTAATTTTGCTGGTGAAGAAAATGTAGGTAATGCGGGGAATATTACTTTATTTGCGGGTGGTGAAATTGACACGACAGTAGGTGAAGTTAATGCAAGTTCCACTGATGGTAATGGTGGGATAATTAGCTTTACTACTAATACAGGTAATCTTACGACGGGAAATTTAACTTCTGAGTCGCAGACTGACGGTATAGGTGGAGATATTAGTCTGAGTGTAACTGACGGTGCTGGTAATATTAATACCACAGGCGGAGAGTTGCGATCGCTCTCGGAAACGGGTACGGGTGGTGATGTTTCTTTAGCTACTCAAACTGGTAATATCCAAACTGGGGCTATTTCTTCTGGTTTCACTAGCAATGGGATTGGTGGAGACGTTACGATTACTACTCAAGGTGGGGATATTATTACTAATGATAGGATTTCTGCTGATACTGATGAAGGTGGTTCGACTGCGGGTAATATAAGTTTAAGAGTAGAAGCTGGTTTGGGAAGCATTGACACTCGCGGGGGATTTTTAGATGCTAGTTCTGCTTCTAGTGATGGTGGTAATGTCGAAGTATCGACTACGGGTGGTAATATTTTTACTGGCGTAATTTTGTCTAACTCTTTTGCTGATGGGGATGCAGGAGATGTTACTCTTAATGTTGAGAATACTGTCGGTGAGATTAATACTACCGCAGGACAAATTAATGCAAGTTCCATTGGTAATGGTGGCAATATTACTGTTACTACCAACGGTGGTAATATTACCACTGGTGACTTATTTGCGAATTCCTCTGGTAACGGTGATGGAGGAGATGTTACTGTTACGATTGACGGAGTTACGGGAACTATTGATACTACCGGGATTACCGGAAGTAGTTTAAATTCTAGCTCAGTTGGTGGTAATGCTGGCGATGTGGAATTAAGCGCCCCCGATTTAGTAATTTTTGATGAGATAATTGCTACTGGTGCGGGAACTACAGGCAATATTACCATTACTAGCGATGGTATCGATCGCGACGGACTTCGCACTTTATCTGGCAATGGTATCTTGACATTACAACCGTTTAATGATATTCAAAATATAATTCTCGGTGGTACAGACGATACAGGTGAGAATAGCTTAGATTTAACACAAACCGAACTAGACGCGATCGCCGATAACTTTACAGAAGTAATTTTTGGGGCGGAAAATGGTACTGGTGCGATCGCGATCGGAACCGCAGGTATAGTAGACTTTAGTGACACTACTTTCGACGTAACTATTCGCGGAGGAAACTTAAGCTTCACAAACGGAATTATCCTCGGCGATAATACTACTTTAACTCTACAAACAGGTACAGTTACTAGCGCCGCTACGGGTACAGATATTATCATCGGCGGAGATGGTATTCTAGATTTGAATGTTTCTGGTTCGGTAGGTACAGAAGCAAATCCTCTAGAAACAGCTATAAGTCAGTTTATCGTTACTAATGTAACTGGAGACTTATATCTGAGAAATGCAACAGCCTTAGATTTGGGTAACTTTAACGTTGCTGGTAATCTGGGAATTAGTACCCTCGACGGGAATATTACCGACAGTGGTTTAATAACTGTTGGTGGTGAGAGTAGCTTTACCACTTTTGGTGAGAATGACGACATTATCTTAGATCAGTTAGATGTCGCTGGTACGATTAGTTTAAATACCAATGGTATTCAGGGAAATGCGACATTAAATAGTCTTGATGCAGTTAGTTTAGCAACTTCTAACGTCGGTGGAAGTTTGAATGTCACTGCTGGTGAGGGAATTACCGCAGTTGGGGAGATAAATGTCGGTAACGATCTCGATCTTACTGCGGCTGGTGACATTTCCGATAGCGAAACTGGTAGTTTCACCGTCTTAGGAAATACAACTCTCGACGCAGGTAATTTTGACATCACCCTGGATAACGCTAACAACGATTTCAATACGGTTTCCGTCGTTAATGGGGGAAATGTCATCCTCAATGACATCAGTAATATAGATTTAGGTACATCTAATCTTACCGGGACATTTGACGTAACGGCTGCTTCAATTACGAATAGCGGTATTTTAACAGTTGGTGGTAACGCTAACTTTACCACTACAGGTGAAGGCTTAGGTACTGTCAACTTTAATAATACTGGTGTGACTGTCTTAGGCGATAGTCTTATCGGTGGTGACTTTAACCTTAACTCCCAAGGAGATATTTCTCAAACCGACACCAGTGCAGTACAAGTTGCCGGAACTATTAATATAGATACTCAAGGTACAATTACCTTGGAAAATCCTGAGAATATTTTATTCGGTTTACCCTTACCCGACGCAGAAGGAGATGTTGTCATCACGAATATTGGTGAGGTGACGCTACCAGAATTAGATGTACCACGAAATCTGATCGTTAATAGTTTGGCATCAGGAGAGGGATTTGAACAAGTCTTTACAGGAGAGGCGATCGCGTTAAATAATTCAGGTAACTCGTTTGGTGGTACAGTTACGTTTAATACGGCTAATTCTGGTTTAACTACAATTGAAGGTACGCCAGGTATTAACCAAAGTGGTACTGTTAGTGTCGGTGGAATTTCAACTCTGAATGCGACTACCCAAGGAGATATTAATCTCCCCGACGCTAACAACCAATTTACCAATTTAATTATCACGGGACAGGATGTCACGATTGTCGATAATAATCCTCTAATTCTCGATACGGCAAATATTTCTGGTAATCTCAATGTAACTGCAAATGGTGTCATTAGCGATAGCGGTATTCTCAGCGTTGCGGGAATTACAACTTTAAATGCGAATAATAATGATATTACCCTGGATAACAATCATGAGTTGAACATTCTTTCTGTGGTTAGTGGGGGAAATGTCCTAGTTAATGATATAAACGATCTTCAAATCTCAGATGCGACAACTACGGATGACTTTGTAGTTACTGCTGGTGGTGGAATTACCGCTACAGGTATTCTGAATATCGGTGGAAATCTGAATTTAACTGCAAATGGGGTAATTGATGACGTTGCTACGGGAATTTTAACAGTATTAGGGAATAGTATCCTCGATGCTGGTAACTTTGACATTACTCTCGATAACGCTAACGACTTCAATATTGTTTCCGTGGTTAGCGGTGAGAATGTTACCTTGAATGACATCGATGAGATTAATCTTGGTACGTCAAATATTTCTGGGACATTTGACGTAACTGCTGGTACGATCGCTAGCAGTGGAATTTTGACTGTTTTCGGTGATGCGAGTTTTACGACGACAACTACAGGTTTCGGTAATGTCTCGTTTACCAATAGCGGAGAAACAGTTTTAGGTGATAGTCTCATTGCTGGTAACTTTAACCTCGACTCCGAAGGAAACATTTCCCAAACCAATGACACAGAAGTCAAAGTTGCAAATACTGTCGCGATTAATACTCCTGGTACAGTAATTTTAGATAATGCTGGTAATCTTCTTCCAGTGCTGATTTTACCCAACGGTGATGTAATTATTACCGGAGTTGGTACTGTTGAACTAAGCGAACAAACTGTCAGTGGTAATTTAACTGTCAATAGTCTTGGAGAAGGAGAAGCATTTACAGAAGTATTTACAGGAGACGCGATCGCGCTAGATAATGCAAATAATTTCTTTGGTGGTACAGTTAGTTTAAATACGGCTAATCCTGGTTTAGCTGATATCCAAGCTACTCCTGGAATTATCCAAAATGGTACGCAAACTGTAGCGGGAAATACAATTCTCAATGCTACTGACCAAGGTAATATTACTCTCAACGATACTGCGAATGACTTTGGTAACAATCTCCAAGTTATCGGAAATGATGTTGCAATTATCGACAATTCTGCAACCAACTTAGAAACTTCGACGGTTAGCGGTAGCTTTTCGCTGACATCTAGTGGAGATATTACTCAAAGCGGTGTTTTGACAACCGGGGGTGAAACAATTTTTGCTGCTGGTAATAATAATATTCTTCTTACTAACCCAGATAACTTGTTGGGGAGATTACAACTGACGGGAAATGATGTGGTTGTCTTGGAAAATGATACGGTTGATTTGGGTGAGTTGAATGTCGCGGGGAATTTGCTAGTCAGCGCGACAACGGGAAATATTACCGACAGTGGTACAGTTAATGTAGGCGGAAATGCAAGTTTTACGACGCAAGCGACAAACGCAGATATTATTTTAGACTCGTTAAATTCTAGCGGGAGTGTTAGTTTAAATACCACGGGAAGTGAGGGAAATGCGGAAATTATTGCAACTCAAATTAATTTGGGGACAGCCAATATTGGTGGTAATTTAGATGTCACTGCTACCGGAGGAGAAATATCGACAAGCGGTGCAATTAATGCGGGATTTGATGTTAATTTTACCGCAAATAATCTCGCACTTGCTGACTCAATTAGCGGTAGCGGGAACTTGACATTACAACCATTAAATGCTACAGATAATTTTGATTTAAGTAACGCCAGATTAAACTTAATTGCAGATGGTTTTGCAGCGATTACAATTGGACGTAGCGATGGTAGTGGTTTAATTAATCTTGGTAGTGTTAATTTTTCCGATCCAGTAACAATTCAATCGCCTTTTGGTAGCATTATTGTTGAGGGAATTACGGCTACAGATAACGCTTCAATTGCTTTAATTGGTGCGACAAACCTCAATGGTAATCTTACTACTAATAACCAAAATATTACGATCGATGGTAATGTGGTTTTAGGTGATTCTCTGACTCTCGATACAGGTAGCGGTGCTGGTGCGATCGCCATTCAAGGTACAATCGATGGTAACTCGAACTTGAATTTAACTGCCGGAGCGGGCAATATTACCGTTACAGGTGCAGTAGGTAGCAATCAAACATTAGGGGATTTAACTGCGACGAGCAGTGGTTTAATTAGCTTTGAGAGTGCGATTAACGCTGATAGTCTCACAATTGCTGGTGGTGGTAGCAGTTTCCTTGCCGGTGATGTTGTTACCACAAACGAGCAGAATTACAACAATTCTTTAATAATTGGTAACAATTTAAACCTGACGACGAGTAATAGCAATATCAACTTTGGTAGTACAGTTGACGGAGCGAACGACCTAACCTTAAATCCAGGTACAGGAAACGTTAACTTCGCCGCCGCAGTCGGTGAAAACACTCGTCTGGGCAACTTAGTCATTACCAGCGCCAATAATATCACAGCAGAGGATCTCGCCGCTAGTAGCGTCACTGCCACAGCTAGCGGTGAAATAACCGTTAGTGGAACAATTGATACTCAGGGAGGAGAAGGAGACGGGGGAGAAGTAAACTTACAGACACAGGGAAATTTAACTACTGCCGATATCGATACCAGTAGCAGCAACGGCAGAGGTGGTAATATCACCTTAATCAGTGAAGATGGTATAGTTTCCACAGGTAATCTCACCAGTTTTGGTAACAGTGGCGGTGACTTATTTATCGATGCTCAAATTGCGATTAGTACGGAGATCGTCGATACTAGCGGTAGCGTCGGCGATGGTGGTAACGTTACCCTAGACCCCATCGAAGATATCGAAGTAAACTACATCAACGCTGAAGGTGGTAGCGAAGGTAGCGGCGGTAATGTAGACATTACTGTGGGAAGATATTTCCGCAGTCAAGATACATTTACAAATCGTAACGGTATCGAAGCCAGTATTTCCACAGCCGGGGGAAACGGTAACGGTGCGATTACAATTCGTCATGGTGGCAACGGCGAAATACCTTTTATTGTCGGCGATGCGAGTGTTAATGGTACAGTAGGGGCGATTACTAGCGGCGAAGTAACGGTGAGTCCCGAATCGTTTCTCTTTACGGAAATAAGGGGTAATGTAGGGATTATAAGTGTAGATGCGCCACCCACGGAAACACCCACAGAAACACCCACAGAAACACCCACAGAAACACCCACAGAAACACCAACCGAAGAGGTAGAATCAGGAGTTAATCCTGTCAACCTAATCGAAAACGAAGAAGAAGAATTTCAGATTGCCGATACTCCTCCAGTTGTAGAATTAGATGTGCGGATAGCTCAAATCGAGGAAGTATTTACCAACGCCTACCAAGAATATCTAGGGTTAGCACCAGTACCTGTAATCAGTTTATCAGAAGAGAAAAGTATCCTCAGCGCGATCGAACGAGATACAGGGATTAAACCTGCACTGATTTACGTAGTTTTTGTCCCGCAAAGTGTAGAATCAGTGGGTGGTAGTGTTGAGAAAAATCTGACGATTGTTTCACCGCAACCTAGCGACATATTAGAGTTAGTAGTAGTGACGGCGAAAGGAGAACCAATTCGACGCAGGATCGAAGGTGCAACGAGAGCAAAAGTAATGCAAGCGGCTGGAGAATTCCGGCGGAATGTAACGAATGTACGTCGTCCAGATGCTTATTTAGCTTCAGCAAAACAATTGTATCAGTGGTTAGTAACGCCGATCGAGCAAGAATTACAAACCAGAGAAGTAGGTAATTTAGCTTATCTGATGGATGCTGGCTTGCGATCGTTACCCATTGCCGCCCTTCACGATGGTAATCAGTTTATCATCGAAAAATACAGTGTGGGAATTATGCCGAGTTTATCTCTTACCGATACTCGCTACGTGGATGTCCGCAATAGCGAAGTATTAGCAATGGGTGCATCGCTATTCCCCGATCAAAATCCCCTTCCCGCAGTACCAGTAGAAATCAAGGTAATTGCCGATCGCCTGTGGAAAGGAAGTACTTACCTAAATGAAGAGTTTACCATAGAAAATCTCAAACAAGCGCGATCGTCAACGCCTTATGGAATCGTTCATCTAGCTACTCACGGGGAATTTAAACCAGGTAAACCAAGTAACTCTTACATCCAGTTTTGGAATACGAAGCTAACACTCGATCAACTGCGGGAACTAAACTTACATAATCCCCAAGTAGAGTTAGTCGTACTTTCCGCTTGTCGTACCGCTTTAGGAGACGAGGAAGCCGAATTAGGATTTACCGGATTAGCAGTCCAAGCCGGAGCAAAATCAGCGATCGGTAGTTTGTGGTATGTTAGCGATGAAGGTACGCTTTCGTTGATGACTGGTTTCTACGAAAATCTCAAAACAAAACCGATCAAAGCTGAAGGAATGCGACAAGCGCAATTAGCGATGCAGCAAGGAGAGATTCGCATTGAAGGAGGTAAATTAATTGTCCCCGGTGGTGTGGTAGATTTACCACCAGAATTAGAGGGGTTATCCGATCGCACTTTGGACCATCCTTACTATTGGAGTGGATTTACTTTAATTGGTAATCCTTGGTGA